In Solanum stenotomum isolate F172 chromosome 6, ASM1918654v1, whole genome shotgun sequence, one DNA window encodes the following:
- the LOC125867626 gene encoding WEB family protein At5g16730, chloroplastic-like, with protein sequence MLDQMGKFEEEVKQMKEVAHEAQTMDLVYNFKKRVHELEAEVANRRLTESRIFDSLASQTREFELTKIELEESKVEISLLHEEIESLVSSSEQNSWHCDGSCSGKIALEKELGCLKFELGLAKANLAMIQERERFASSKANALSDEMHLVRNELKFATYAEEKSQKALDDLALALKEIAAEAYEAKEKLSASQLEFEQVKDEAGQLKHMVRNAEARYKKLLNEAKKETELHRETTDRLRLEFDESRLAENETRYITCIKKVEEEKKLAQDEAATLAESLKAAERITRAAKREVYKLKGILKQAINEADAANTAAGLARDENIQLKDYKAENEESIRLLTQENERLGINEVAAQENVKKSKRFLSSSVLKTEDKEQEEEHNEDPHIKKTSSSVNLQQEQGNLEAKIQDENLKKAKALKDTIFEINESPKSELHIPKQVSHHRRASSFAFPDDRGTPKTKGLSMSLSKSSSSLNTKNKEQKEERYEELQVPKKLKLQQEQEDLKEKIQDKDPEKAETLERSIIESPKPKADPHTPKKVPHHRISSSSSSSDDGGSLKSEDPANDRNPIRKKRTLFRKVGDLIRRKSFHKTIH encoded by the coding sequence ATGCTAGATCAAATGGGAAAATTTGAGGAGGAGGTTAAGCAGATGAAAGAGGTAGCTCATGAAGCTCAGACAATGGATTTAGTATACAATTTCAAGAAAAGGGTTCATGAACTAGAAGCTGAAGTAGCGAATAGAAGATTAACGGAGTCTAGAATATTCGATTCATTGGCCTCACAGACAAGGGAATTTGAGCTAACTAAGATTGAACTTGAAGAATCCAAAGTTGAGATATCTTTACTTCATGAAGAGATTGAATCACTAGTGTCTTCATCCGAGCAAAATAGCTGGCATTGTGATGGTTCTTGTAGCGGAAAGATTGCTTTAGAAAAGGAACTTGGATGCCTCAAGTTTGAACTTGGATTAGCGAAGGCGAATTTGGCTATGATCCAAGAAAGAGAGAGGTTTGCTTCATCAAAAGCTAATGCATTGAGTGATGAGATGCATTTGGTTAGAAATGAACTTAAATTTGCAACTTATGCAGAAGAAAAAAGCCAAAAGGCCTTGGATGATTTAGCGTTAGCGTTGAAAGAAATTGCTGCTGAAGCTTATGAGGCCAAGGAGAAACTCAGTGCTTCTCAATTAGAATTCGAACAAGTAAAAGATGAGGCAGGACAATTGAAACATATGGTTAGAAATGCCGAGGCTAGGTATAAAAAGCTTTTGAATGAGGCGAAAAAGGAAACTGAACTACATAGAGAAACAACAGACAGATTAAGACTAGAGTTTGATGAGTCGCGTTTGGCTGAAAATGAGACGAGGTACATAACTTGTATaaagaaagttgaagaagaaaaaaagctAGCTCAGGATGAGGCTGCTACACTCGCGGAGTCTCTTAAAGCAGCTGAGCGTATTACTAGAGCAGCAAAGAGAGAAGTTTACAAATTGAAGGGCATATTGAAGCAGGCTATAAATGAAGCGGACGCTGCAAATACTGCTGCTGGTCTAGCTAGAGATGAAAACATTCAACTCAAGGATTATAAAGCTGAAAATGAGGAATCAATTCGTCTTCTTACTCAAGAGAACGAACGACTTGGGATTAATGAAGTTGCAGCTCAAGAAAACGTTAAGAAGTCAAAAAGGTTTCTCTCTTCGTCAGTACTTAAAACCGAGGATAAGGAGCAAGAAGAGGAACATAATGAGGATCCCCATATCAAGAAAACTTCCAGCAGTGTAAATTTGCAACAAGAACAAGGAAATTTAGAAGCCAAAATCCAAGATGAGAATCTCAAAAAGGCCAAGGCACTTAAGGACACAATATTTGAGATAAATGAATCACCAAAATCAGAGCTCCATATACCAAAACAAGTATCTCATCATCGGAGAGCATCCTCGTTTGCTTTCCCAGATGATAGAGGAACACCAAAAACAAAAGGCTTGAGCATGTCTTTGAGCAAATCTTCGTCATCACTCAACACCAAGAATAAGGAACAAAAAGAGGAACGATATGAGGAACTCCAAGTTCCGAAAAAGCTCAAGTTGCAACAAGAACAAGAAGATTTGAAAGAGAAAATCCAAGATAAGGATCCTGAAAAGGCTGAGACACTTGAGAGGTCAATAATTGAATCACCAAAACCTAAGGCAGATCCCCATACACCAAAAAAGGTTCCTCATCATCGGATATCATCCTCGTCTTCCTCCTCAGATGATGGAGGATCACTAAAATCAGAAGACCCTGCTAATGATAGAAATCCTATCAGGAAGAAAAGAACGTTGTTTCGAAAAGTTGGTGATCTCATAAGGAGGAAAAGTTTTCATAAAACCATCCACTGA